In a genomic window of bacterium:
- a CDS encoding sugar ABC transporter ATP-binding protein: MHALKDVDLELHPFEIHGLVGENGAGKSTLMKILAGVYPPDSGSILLEGEALHLRDPKQAHDMGIRIVYQELSLFPALSVAENLYMHRFSEAGLRSVNRKALAREARGLLEEWRLEIDPRARVEQLPVGKRQLVEIAREVATKGRVLILDEPTSSLTNKEIDYLFDVLDRLKKAGMCVVFISHRLNEVLRIADRVTVLRNGERVGTLSRERLTPKEIITLIVGREVKELYPKKAVEIGGILLSVRHLTAKGLEGISFDLHRGEILGVAGLIGSGRTELLRSLFGLQPVQSGVFVLDGKDIRVSSSSQAIKHGFAMLSESRADEGIFPEMAVGSNLVLMSLRDLSRGGWLIREAVRRKVGSLVNSFKVVTYDPFQQRLSQLSGGNQQKVILGRLLGAKPRILLLDEPTRGVDVETKAEIHRILGEFVKTGNGIIMVSSDLPELIGMCDRIMVLHQGRVAGWFERCQFREEDILQCAMGL; the protein is encoded by the coding sequence GTGCATGCCCTCAAGGACGTGGACTTAGAACTGCATCCATTCGAGATCCATGGCCTGGTAGGGGAAAACGGCGCGGGTAAGAGCACTCTGATGAAGATCCTAGCGGGAGTGTACCCGCCCGACTCAGGATCCATCCTGCTGGAGGGAGAGGCCCTGCACCTGAGGGATCCAAAGCAAGCCCATGATATGGGCATCCGGATTGTGTATCAGGAGCTAAGCCTGTTCCCTGCCCTGTCCGTCGCAGAAAACCTCTATATGCACCGCTTCTCGGAGGCAGGACTCCGCTCAGTGAACCGGAAGGCTTTGGCACGCGAGGCAAGGGGGCTGTTGGAGGAGTGGAGGTTGGAAATAGACCCGAGGGCGAGAGTGGAGCAACTTCCCGTGGGGAAGAGACAATTGGTGGAAATTGCCCGGGAGGTTGCTACGAAGGGAAGGGTACTCATACTAGATGAACCCACCTCGTCCCTAACGAATAAGGAGATCGACTACCTTTTTGATGTGCTAGATCGGCTGAAGAAGGCAGGGATGTGCGTAGTTTTCATATCGCACCGCCTAAATGAGGTGCTGCGGATTGCCGATAGGGTGACAGTACTTCGCAACGGAGAGAGGGTGGGCACACTGTCCAGGGAACGGCTCACACCTAAGGAGATCATAACCCTCATCGTGGGGCGCGAGGTCAAGGAACTATATCCTAAGAAGGCCGTTGAGATAGGGGGAATTCTTCTCTCCGTAAGGCACCTGACAGCCAAGGGCCTCGAGGGGATTTCTTTCGACCTTCATCGAGGGGAGATTTTGGGGGTTGCCGGTCTCATAGGGTCCGGGCGCACTGAGCTTCTCCGGAGCCTCTTCGGGCTTCAGCCTGTACAGTCAGGGGTCTTTGTTTTGGATGGAAAAGATATCCGCGTCTCGAGTTCCTCCCAGGCCATCAAGCACGGCTTTGCCATGCTGTCCGAGAGCCGGGCCGATGAAGGGATATTCCCCGAGATGGCGGTGGGAAGCAACCTAGTCCTGATGAGTTTGAGGGACCTTTCTCGAGGGGGTTGGCTAATTAGAGAGGCCGTGCGCAGGAAGGTTGGAAGTCTTGTGAATTCCTTCAAAGTGGTGACTTATGACCCCTTTCAGCAGCGCCTGAGCCAGCTTTCTGGTGGGAACCAGCAGAAGGTGATCCTTGGCAGGCTTTTGGGAGCGAAGCCAAGAATTTTGCTACTTGACGAACCTACCCGCGGAGTCGATGTGGAGACTAAGGCCGAGATTCACCGCATCCTGGGCGAATTCGTAAAAACTGGCAATGGTATCATAATGGTTTCATCCGATCTGCCGGAACTGATAGGTATGTGTGACCGGATCATGGTCCTGCATCAAGGGCGCGTTGCCGGCTGGTTTGAGCGTTGCCAGTTCAGGGAGGAGGACATTCTGCAATGCGCGATGGGGCTATAA